In the genome of Bombus affinis isolate iyBomAffi1 chromosome 7, iyBomAffi1.2, whole genome shotgun sequence, one region contains:
- the LOC126918152 gene encoding uncharacterized protein LOC126918152 → MPTPAKINNLRKRRDKLFEGTLTTIRDRIDRYEQSGMQDLAYLRSSQALLQTGWKRFLSLQDELDDIEDEDIVQERVASEQYSSLDERIQHLREGKPSSIPPPSKGTDFPEAKMHLPEMRLPAFDGKFENWNAFFNTFNSTIDMNSHLTTLQKFHYLRASLVGEAANCVNSLVFHEENYPKALSLLKQRYDCPRRIVSCHGFAIIDYPKLTHCSPMALRDLANVVRQNLDALSSLGQTVYPNSLILDLISSKLPDYVRQQWELTLTNKEVPQYTDLLDYLENLALTGISPSDIKQIKTPDQSKRIRQRKTRGQTFTASRVKNSCHSCKGQHSIWHCDAFRAKSVSERLKEVKSALLCLNCLSAGHTTRDCHAGSCRIKVPPLPAGDHRHPRQRLGRPQGSTTQGLHGLQVHQPVRDRHTIDARHAEPQQGPIKPDHQIPNYCAMT, encoded by the exons ATGCCGACCCCAGCTAAGATCAACAACTTGAGGAAACGACGTGATAAATTGTTCGAAGGAACGTTAACGACTATAAGGGACCGCATCGATAGATACGAACAGTCAGGCATGCAAGATCTTGCATATTTGAGATCATCTCAAGCCCTACTCCAAACCGGGTGGAAACGATTCCTATCACTCCAGGACGAGTTAGACGACATCGAGGACGAGGATATCGTTCAAGAACGCGTAGCGTCGGAACAGTACAGTTCCCTGGACGAGAGAATACAGCATCTCCGGGAAGGAAAGCCATCTTCAATCCCGCCGCCATCTAAGGGCACCGATTTTCCCGAAGCGAAAATGCATTTACCAGAAATGCGGCTACCAGCATTCGACGGGAAATTCGAAAATTGGaacgcattttttaacacattcAACTCGACTATCGACATGAACTCTCACCTAACCACCttacaaaaatttcattatctGCGGGCTTCCTTAGTAGGGGAAGCCGCGAATTGTGTGAATTCTCTAGTTTTCCATGAGGAGAACTATCCGAAGGCGCTGAGCCTTCTCAAGCAGAGGTACGATTGTCCCCGACGCATCGTGTCATGCCATGGATTTGCAATCATTGACTACCCAAAGCTGACGCATTGTTCTCCAATGGCCCTAAGAGACTTGGCCAATGTCGTAAGACAGAACCTCGACGCACTAAGCAGTTTGGGACAAACCGTATATCCGAATAGCCTCATTCTTGATCTCATCAGCTCCAAACTACCCGATTACGTCAGGCAACAATGGGAGCTAACCTTGACCAACAAGGAGGTGCCTCAATACACCGATTTGCTAGATTACCTCGAGAATCTAGCGCTCACAGGCATATCACCTtccgatatcaaacaaattaaaaCACCGGACCAATCCAAAAGAATCCGACAGCGTAAGACACGAGGACAGACATTCACCGCATCCCGGGTCAAGAATTCCTGCCATTCTTGCAAGGGCCAACACTCCATTTGGCATTGCGACGCCTTCAGAGCCAAAAGCGTCAGTGAACGCTTGAAGGAGGTCAAAAGTGCACTCCTGTGTCTGAACTGCCTGAGTGCGGGACACACAACTCGGGATTGTCATGCCGGGTCTTGTAGG ATCAAGGTTCCTCCCCTTCCAGCAGGAGATCATCGACATCCCCGTCAAAGACTCGGAAGGCCGCAAGGAAGCACAACCCAAGGACTTCACGGACTTCAAGTCCATCAACCAGTCCGAGACAGACACACAATTGACGCCAGGCACGCCGAACCCCAACAAGGACCGATCAAACCCGACCATCAGATcccgaattattgtgcaatgacCTAG
- the LOC126918153 gene encoding uncharacterized protein LOC126918153, with translation MLTDKRQPIRCRALLDTGSSMNFITRRLANFLGIRQKKCSVPIGVLDTLTTTARRYITATITSTDGSYERTITFLVIPAISTLIPSQHIDRSTLEIPQNINLADPRFHVPGPIDVLLSSGTTLASMCVGQINLTRPDEPELRLQKTRFGWVIGGSPTYQITTNAFHSSTTALQADLARFWEIDEGPPIQYLSEAERRCEEHFRDHVRRTSEGRYIVALPFNSQLPSLGSTKALAMRRLASLHRRFQRDNSYEIAYSNVIQEYIDLGHATKIDPGHLTNHEYYLPHHGVIKESSDTTKLRVVFDGSAASNTGVSLNDTLLTGPKLQEDLFDILLRFRSHQYVLTGDIEKMYRQILIRPEDRKYQQILWRNSDGEIDSYQLNTVTFGLSAAPYLAIRCLKQLADDEGHQFPRASLVLKRDFYVDDALTGADTKEELLSIRKELTDLLQSGGFNIRGWASNDSDVLKGLSEQDKCRKLQLGESQTLKTLGVFWESQVDSILYSVDTLADLPRVTKRSISSVIARIYDPLGLLAPVIIRAKIILQHIWSLKINWDESLPADLHTEWSRYYTQLALINNVRFPRKAVIPAAIRMELHGFCDASEKAYGACVYLRTISSDGSIQSHLLTAKSKVAPLKTQTIPRLELSGALRLATLIASIQKALTIEISRIVYWTDSTIVLQWIKSSPHMLKTFVANRVAEIQLKTNLSDWRHVPTADNPADLISRGQTPKEFLRPSIWKNGPEWLQQNEEHWPTWNPTTSGEIPEQKRSPCLAANPVDHTILEKYSSWSKLTRVVARCFRWRHKQSRAVSLTVDELISAENRLLRLLQNIHFSKEIRSLQKDRTTSVEGKLQRLNPFLDNEGIIRVGGRLTNSQMPFHQRHPIILPKSSVTELIIDQEHRRNHHSGTQATLYAIRQRYWSVDGRSQVWRTIKKCVRCCRANPPSVEYLMGDLPESRITESRPFTNIGVDYCGPFYVKERRDRNRRRVKVYVAIFICLATKAVHIELVSDMTTDAFLAALRRFISRRGHCATILSDNGTNFVGASRELKELHLLLQSDDHQERVQTFLTDRQIQWLFNPPNSPHFGGLWEAAVKSFKRHLLRAVGTELLTFEHLNTLVIEIEAMLNSRPLTPISTDPNDLPVLTPGHFLIGDTFTNIRERDLRTIQPSHLSNWQRIHQLKQEFWSRWHREYLNELTSRSKWYKGKHGIREGTIVILREDNVPPMHWPLGRVIKVHPGADGIIRTATVKTATSILDRGVKRLIPLPCQPESREPGQPRTAENADESSP, from the coding sequence ATGCTGACCGACAAACGGCAACCTATTCGTTGCCGTGCGTTGCTCGATACTGGATCCAGCATGAACTTCATTACTAGAAGACTAGCCAATTTCCTTGGAATAAGACAAAAGAAGTGTTCGGTCCCAATTGGGGTTCTCGATACTTTAACGACGACGGCAAGGCGATACATAACGGCTACGATCACGTCAACCGACGGCAGCTATGAACGTACAATAACGTTCCTCGTCATTCCGGCTATCTCGACCCTGATCCCAAGTCAACACATCGATCGCTCGACATTGGAAATACCACAGAATATCAATCTGGCCGATCCACGATTTCATGTGCCAGGTCCGATCGATGTCTTACTGAGTTCAGGTACGACACTTGCTTCGATGTGCGTCGGACAGATTAATCTGACGCGACCAGACGAGCCAGAACTGCGTTTACAGAAAACCCGATTCGGCTGGGTAATCGGGGGGAGTCCAACTTACCAAATCACGACAAATGCATTCCACTCCTCCACAACGGCTCTGCAAGCTGATCTCGCGCggttttgggaaatcgacgaaggACCCCCGATTCAATATCTCTCAGAGGCAGAGCGACGATGCGAAGAACACTTCCGAGATCACGTCCGACGCACCAGCGAAGGACGATACATCGTCGCCCTTCCATTTAACAGCCAGCTCCCATCCCTTGGATCAACCAAGGCACTAGCGATGAGACGACTCGCATCACTCCACCGCCGATTCCAACGCGATAACTCATACGAAATCGCGTACAGTAATGTGATCCAAGAGTACATAGACTTGGGTCACGCGACGAAGATCGACCCTGGTCACCTCACTAATCACGAGTATTatctgccacatcacggcgtgatcaagGAATCAAGCGACACCACTAAACTCCGGGTTGTGTTCGATGGATCAGCGGCAAGCAACACTGGAGTATCGCTAAACGATACTTTGCTCACCGGACCAAAGTTGCAGGAGGATCTATTCGACATCCTACTTAGATTCCGGTCTCACCAGTATGTTCTAACTGGCGAtattgaaaaaatgtatcgcCAGATATTGATACGCCCAGAAGATAggaaatatcaacaaattctgtGGCGCAATTCCGACGGTGAGATCGACTCCTATCAACTTAACACCGTAACGTTTGGGTTGTCAGCCGCTCCATACTTGGCCATACGGTGTCTCAAACAAttggcagacgacgagggacacCAATTCCCGCGAGCATCACTGGTATTaaagcgagacttctacgtagACGACGCCCTCACCGGAGCTGATACGAAGGAAGAGTTACTGTCGATTCGGAAGGAGCTCACCGACCTTCTGCAATCAGGCGGCTTCAATATTAGAGGATGGGCGTCCAACGATTCGGACGTACTGAAGGGGCTATCCGAACAAGACAAATGCCGGAAGCTACAATTAGGTGAGTCTCAGACCCTAAAAACCCTCGGGGTTTTTTGGGAGTCCCAAGTTGATTCAATCCTGTATTCAGTCGATACCCTTGCTGATCTCCCACGCGTTACAAAGCGATCAATAAGTTCGGTGATCGCCAGAATTTATGATCCATTAGGATTGCTAGCTCCAGTGATAATTCGAGCAAAGATTATTTTGCAACATATATGGTCATTAAAAATCAACTGGGATGAATCACTCCCCGCGGATTTGCATACGGAATGGAGCCGGTACTACACCCAATTAGCGTTGATAAACAACGTCCGGTTTCCACGAAAAGCTGTAATACCAGCAGCGATTAGGATGGAACTCCACGGGTTTTGCGATGCCAGCGAGAAGGCTTACGGAGCCTGCGTCTATCTCCGCACCATTAGTTCCGACGGCTCCATCCAATCCCATCTACTCACCGCGAAGTCAAAGGTCGCTCCGCTCAAAACACAGACGATCCCACGACTCGAACTGAGCGGAGCACTCCGTCTGGCTACCCTGATCGCATCAATCCAGAAGGCCCTGACGATCGAGATCTCTCGGATCGTATACTGGACTGATTCCACCATCGTGCTCCAGTGGATCAAATCCTCGCCGCATATGTTAAAAACATTTGTGGCGAACCGAGTAGCCGAGATCCAACTTAAGACTAACCTCTCCGATTGGCGCCATGTACCCACCGCCGACAACCCAGCGGACCTCATCTCACGAGGTCAGACGCCCAAGGAGTTCCTGCGCCCGTCCATTTGGAAAAATGGACCAGAATGGCTCCAGCAAAATGAAGAGCATTGGCCAACATGGAACCCAACTACGTCGGGCGAAATCCCTGAGCAAAAGAGGTCACCCTGCCTGGCAGCGAACCCAGTCGACCATACGATATTAGAAAAATACTCGTCATGGTCAAAACTAACCAGAGTCGTCGCTCGCTGCTTTCGATGGAGACACAAACAAAGCCGGGCAGTATCTCTAACAGTAGATGAGCTCATTTCGGCAGAAAATAGATTGCTTAGACTCCTACAAAACATCCATTTTTCGAAGGAGATTCGCTCACTACAAAAAGATCGGACCACGTCTGTGGAAGGGAAACTCCAACGCCTAAATCCTTTCCTCGACAATGAAGGGATAATACGAGTCGGAGGACGACTCACTAACTCACAGATGCCCTTCCACCAAAGGCATCCGATCATTCTACCAAAATCATCAGTGACTGAGCTCATCATCGACCAGGAGCATCGACGCAACCATCATTCCGGAACCCAGGCCACACTATACGCTATTAGACAACGTTATTGGTCTGTCGACGGCCGAAGCCAAGTATGGCGCACCATCAAGAAGTGCGTCCGTTGttgccgagccaatccaccaTCAGTAGAATATCTGATGGGAGACCTGCCGGAGTCACGGATTACCGAGTCGCGGCCCTTTACGAACATCGGGGTTGATTATTGCGGCCCATTCTATGTCAAGGAGAGAAGGGATCGTAATCGCCGAAGGGTAAAGGTGTACGTCGCCATATTCATATGCCTGGCTACCAAAGCCGTTCATATCGAATTAGTGAGCGATATGACAACCGACGCATTCCTTGCCGCGCTCCGCCGGTTTATCTCTCGGAGAGGACATTGTGCGACCATCCTTTCGGACAACGGAACTAACTTCGTCGGAGCAAGCAGGGAGTTGAAAGAACTTCACCTCCTATTACAATCCGACGACCATCAAGAAAGGGTGCAGACCTTCCTCACCGATCGGCAGATACAGTGGTTATTCAACCCTCCGAATTCACCACATTTTGGCGGTTTATGGGAAGCCGCGGTGAAATCATTTAAACGGCATCTTCTTCGCGCCGTTGGCACGGAACTCTTGACCTTCGAGCATCTCAATACTCTGGTTATTGAGATCGAAGCGATGTTGAATTCCCGACCACTTACTCCCATCTCAACAGATCCTAACGATCTCCCAGTCCTCACTCCCGGACATTTTTTGATAGGCGACACATTTACCAACATTCGGGAACGAGATCTTAGGACAATCCAACCAAGCCACTTATCTAACTGGCAACGTATCCATCAGCTTAAGCAGGAATTTTGGAGTCGATGGCACCGAGAATATCTCAACGAATTAACCAGCCGTAGCAAATGGTACAAGGGCAAACATGGCATTCGTGAGGGCACAATCGTAATTCTCCGAGAAGACAACGTTCCACCTATGCATTGGCCCTTGGGCCGCGTCATTAAGGTCCACCCAGGAGCCGACGGAATTATACGGACAGCCACGGTGAAGACAGCGACGAGCATCCTGGATCGCGGCGTCAAACGATTGATTCCACTACCCTGTCAACCCGAATCGAGGGAACCCGGACAACCACGAACAGCGGAGAACGCAGACGAAAGTTCCCCCTGA
- the LOC126918603 gene encoding protein BTG2-like, translating to MRLEIVSAADFLVHLLRLQTGQLSERQLEMFKSSLTEVLRHRYRDHWFPDRPNRGSGYRCIRINGKMDPVIAQAGANVGLLPTVLHSLFPSELTMWIDPSEVSYRIGENGSICVLYERTEPEPEESQHQHQHQHQHHQQQQQQQQQQFESCKDSLLLEHSQFSEQIAAFVSS from the coding sequence ATGAGACTGGAAATTGTGTCAGCGGCGGATTTTTTGGTGCATCTACTGCGTCTTCAGACAGGTCAACTGTCTGAACGTCAGCTGGAGATGTTCAAGTCCTCTTTGACGGAGGTTTTGCGTCATCGTTACAGGGATCACTGGTTCCCAGATCGACCAAATCGTGGTTCCGGTTACCGTTGCATACGTATCAACGGTAAAATGGATCCAGTCATTGCACAGGCAGGTGCTAACGTCGGTTTACTGCCAACGGTATtgcatagcttgtttccaagcGAGCTCACCATGTGGATCGATCCATCGGAAGTATCCTACAGAATCGGTGAAAACGGATCCATTTGTGTTTTATACGAACGTACAGAACCTGAACCGGAAGAGTCTCaacatcagcaccaacaccagcATCAACACCatcagcagcaacagcaacaacagcagcagcaattCGAAAGTTGCAAGGATTCGTTGTTATTGGAGCATTCGCAATTTAGCGAGCAGATCGCCGCGTTCGTTTCCAGTTGA